In Nocardioides marinus, one DNA window encodes the following:
- the lspA gene encoding signal peptidase II: MTSPVRPRWVFALVALTLYAVDMLTKVLAVHHLDGRPDVPLVGDLLVLHLTRNPGAAFSTGTEYTVVLSCLAVVAVVVVLYLSLRVRSLVWAVGLGLLLAGVAGNLTDRVLREPGPLRGHVIDFLMLPNWPVFNIADICINVAAGIILVQAFRGVRLDGTRVPEEDDA; encoded by the coding sequence ATGACGTCCCCGGTCCGACCCCGCTGGGTGTTCGCGCTCGTCGCGCTCACCCTGTACGCCGTCGACATGCTCACCAAGGTGCTCGCGGTCCATCACCTCGACGGCCGTCCCGACGTGCCGCTGGTGGGTGACCTCCTGGTCCTCCACCTGACCCGCAACCCGGGGGCGGCGTTCAGCACCGGCACCGAGTACACCGTGGTGCTCAGCTGCCTGGCGGTGGTCGCGGTCGTGGTCGTGCTCTACCTCAGCCTGCGGGTGCGGAGCCTGGTGTGGGCCGTGGGCCTGGGCCTGCTGCTGGCCGGGGTGGCCGGCAACCTGACCGACCGGGTGCTGCGTGAGCCGGGCCCCCTGCGCGGCCACGTGATCGACTTCCTGATGCTGCCGAACTGGCCGGTCTTCAACATCGCCGACATCTGCATCAACGTGGCGGCGGGCATCATCCTGGTCCAGGCGTTCCGCGGCGTGCGGCTCGACGGCACCCGGGTCCCCGAGGAGGACGACGCATGA
- a CDS encoding DivIVA domain-containing protein has protein sequence MPLTPEDVSNKRFTPVRLREGYDMGEVDQFLDEVEAELARLTKENDDLRVQLSQVQAGGAPTEAFTPPAPVAEPEPAKAPEPAKAPAPEPVVAAASPVETIRVETVPEASNAAARLLEIATRNADELVEDAKDQADKIIGEARTKAERLESESKTKADRMEADARTRAQMLDSETAERRQQMFGDLERERDKLSGEVDRLRSFEREYRSRLRSYFTQQLEALEGSSDDTPNDDAPAPKRLRSILGEEEG, from the coding sequence ATGCCGCTGACGCCCGAGGACGTGAGCAACAAGCGCTTCACGCCCGTCCGCCTCCGTGAGGGCTACGACATGGGGGAGGTCGACCAGTTCCTCGACGAGGTGGAGGCCGAGCTCGCCCGCCTCACCAAGGAGAACGACGACCTGCGCGTCCAGCTCTCCCAGGTGCAGGCCGGAGGCGCGCCGACCGAGGCGTTCACGCCTCCCGCGCCGGTCGCCGAGCCCGAGCCCGCCAAGGCTCCCGAGCCCGCCAAGGCTCCCGCGCCCGAGCCGGTTGTGGCTGCGGCCAGCCCCGTCGAGACCATCCGCGTCGAGACCGTGCCGGAGGCCTCCAACGCGGCCGCCCGGCTGCTGGAGATCGCCACGCGCAACGCCGACGAGCTGGTCGAGGACGCCAAGGACCAGGCCGACAAGATCATCGGCGAGGCCCGCACCAAGGCCGAGCGCCTGGAGAGCGAGTCCAAGACCAAGGCCGACCGGATGGAGGCCGACGCCCGTACCCGCGCGCAGATGCTCGACTCCGAGACCGCCGAGCGCCGCCAGCAGATGTTCGGCGACCTCGAGCGCGAGCGCGACAAGCTCTCCGGCGAGGTGGACCGCCTGCGCTCCTTCGAGCGCGAGTACCGCTCCCGCCTGCGCAGCTACTTCACCCAGCAGCTCGAGGCGCTCGAGGGCAGCTCGGACGACACGCCCAACGACGACGCGCCCGCGCCCAAGCGGCTGCGCTCGATCCTCGGGGAGGAGGAGGGCTGA
- the dnaE gene encoding DNA polymerase III subunit alpha, giving the protein MPAGSQDSFVHLHVHTEYSMLDGAARLGDLTQRAADLGMPAVAMTDHGNVFGAYEFYAKAKAAGIKPIIGIEAYFTPNISRFEKKGVNFYDGGPDDVSARGAYTHMTLLSESTEGMHNLFRLSTGSWRDGFFKHPRMDRELLAQHSKGIIGTTGCPSGEVQVHLRYGNYDAARKAAGDFQDILGKENYFLELMDHGLDIERRVRDGLLRLAEDLRIPLLATNDSHYVNREDAASQEHLLCINSGSTMDIPAGDGPGQRFAFQGDGYYIKSAAEMRELWRDFPAACDNTLLIAERCDVQFTEAVGKYMPRFPCPPGENEDSWLVKEVETGLSHRYPDGVPDHVRKQAEYELGVITQMGFPGYFLVVADFINWAKDHGIRVGPGRGSGAGSMVAYALRITDLDPLEHGLIFERFLNPDRVSMPDFDIDFDERRRGEVIKYVTEKYGDDRVSYIVTYGTIKAKQAVKDSSRILGYPFAMGDRITKAMPAAVMGKDVPLQEIFDPQHKRYGEGGEFRQLYDADNDVKRVVDTAIGIEGLKRQWGVHAAGVIMSSEPLIDVIPLLKRPADGAMITQFDYPTCEGLGLIKMDFLGLRNLTVMDDAVKNIKANRGEDVVLEELPLTDPATYALLQRGDTLGVFQLDGGPMRALLRSMRPDTFEDISAVGALYRPGPMGADSHNKYARRKTGREPVEPIHPELAEPLEDVLGETYGLIVYQEQVMAIAQKLAGYSLGQADILRRAMGKKKKAELDKQFEGFSGGMKERGYSEAAIKTLWDILLPFSDYAFNKAHSAAYGLVSYWTAYLKANYPAEYMAALLTSVRDDKDKSAIYLNECRRMKIQVLPPDVNESAADFTPVGTDIRFGLTAVRNVGGNVVDGIVTAREEKGRYTDFNDFLSKVPAHVCNKRVIESLIKAGAFDDMKHRRKALVAVHETAVDQYVDIKRNEAIGQDSLFGGLDEEDSGSFGVTVAIPEIDEWDKMTLLGHERDMLGLYVSDHPLLGLEHVLSQGTDCTIGELMLDESRTDGSPICISGLVTSVQRKITKRGDAWAMVTLEDLDGAIDVLLFPSSYQLASTLLVEDAILTVKGRLSKSKDQPEIHGQEVSVPDITDGPSGPVVISLPSTRCTGPVVEQLRDVLATHPGMTEVRLRLMKREQTLVMRLDDRLRVTPTPALFADLKQLLGPGCLTS; this is encoded by the coding sequence ATGCCCGCCGGCTCGCAGGACTCCTTCGTCCACCTGCACGTCCACACCGAGTACTCCATGCTCGACGGCGCCGCCCGTCTCGGAGACCTCACCCAGCGCGCTGCCGACCTGGGCATGCCTGCGGTCGCGATGACCGACCACGGCAACGTGTTCGGCGCCTACGAGTTCTACGCCAAGGCCAAGGCGGCCGGGATCAAGCCGATCATCGGCATCGAGGCCTACTTCACCCCCAACATCAGCCGCTTCGAGAAGAAGGGCGTCAACTTCTACGACGGCGGCCCCGACGACGTCTCCGCCCGCGGTGCCTACACGCACATGACGCTGCTCAGCGAGTCGACCGAGGGCATGCACAACCTCTTCCGGCTCTCGACCGGCTCGTGGCGCGACGGGTTCTTCAAGCACCCCCGCATGGACCGCGAGCTGCTCGCCCAGCACTCCAAGGGCATCATCGGCACCACCGGCTGCCCCTCCGGCGAGGTGCAGGTCCACCTGCGGTACGGCAACTACGACGCCGCCCGCAAGGCCGCCGGCGACTTCCAGGACATCCTCGGCAAGGAGAACTACTTCCTGGAGCTGATGGACCACGGCCTCGACATCGAGCGCCGGGTCCGCGACGGGCTGCTGCGGCTGGCCGAGGACCTGCGGATCCCGCTGCTGGCGACCAACGACTCCCACTACGTCAACCGCGAGGACGCCGCCAGCCAGGAGCACCTGCTGTGCATCAACTCCGGCTCGACGATGGACATCCCCGCCGGCGACGGGCCCGGGCAGCGATTCGCGTTCCAGGGCGACGGCTACTACATCAAGTCCGCCGCCGAGATGCGCGAGCTGTGGCGCGACTTCCCGGCGGCCTGCGACAACACCCTGCTCATCGCCGAGCGCTGCGACGTCCAGTTCACCGAGGCCGTCGGCAAGTACATGCCGCGCTTCCCCTGCCCGCCGGGGGAGAACGAGGACTCCTGGCTGGTCAAGGAGGTCGAGACCGGCCTCTCGCACCGCTACCCCGATGGCGTCCCGGACCACGTGCGCAAGCAGGCCGAGTACGAGCTCGGCGTCATCACGCAGATGGGGTTCCCCGGCTACTTCCTCGTCGTCGCCGACTTCATCAACTGGGCCAAGGACCACGGCATCCGCGTCGGTCCCGGCCGTGGCTCCGGGGCGGGCTCGATGGTCGCCTACGCCCTGCGGATCACCGACCTCGACCCGCTCGAGCACGGCCTGATCTTCGAGCGGTTCCTCAACCCCGACCGCGTCTCGATGCCCGACTTCGACATCGACTTCGACGAGCGTCGGCGTGGTGAGGTCATCAAGTACGTCACCGAGAAGTACGGCGACGACCGGGTCAGCTACATCGTCACCTACGGCACGATCAAGGCCAAGCAGGCCGTCAAGGACTCCTCGCGCATCCTCGGCTACCCCTTCGCCATGGGCGACCGCATCACCAAGGCGATGCCGGCCGCGGTGATGGGCAAGGACGTCCCGCTGCAGGAGATCTTCGACCCCCAGCACAAGCGGTACGGCGAGGGCGGGGAGTTCCGTCAGCTCTACGACGCCGACAACGACGTCAAGCGCGTGGTCGACACCGCCATCGGCATCGAGGGGCTCAAGCGCCAGTGGGGCGTGCACGCCGCCGGCGTGATCATGTCCAGCGAGCCGCTGATCGACGTGATCCCGCTGCTCAAGCGGCCCGCCGACGGGGCGATGATCACCCAGTTCGACTACCCCACCTGTGAGGGCCTCGGCCTGATCAAGATGGACTTCCTCGGGCTGCGCAACCTCACGGTGATGGACGACGCCGTGAAGAACATCAAGGCCAACCGCGGCGAGGACGTCGTCCTCGAGGAGCTGCCGCTCACCGACCCCGCCACCTACGCCCTCCTCCAGCGCGGCGACACCCTCGGGGTCTTCCAGCTCGACGGCGGGCCGATGCGGGCGCTGCTGCGCTCGATGCGCCCCGACACCTTCGAGGACATCTCCGCCGTCGGCGCGCTCTACCGTCCGGGCCCGATGGGTGCGGACTCCCACAACAAGTACGCCCGCCGCAAGACCGGTCGCGAGCCGGTCGAGCCGATCCACCCCGAGCTGGCCGAGCCGCTCGAGGACGTCCTGGGGGAGACCTACGGTCTCATCGTCTACCAGGAGCAGGTCATGGCGATCGCGCAGAAGCTCGCGGGCTACAGCCTGGGCCAGGCCGACATCCTGCGCCGGGCGATGGGCAAGAAGAAGAAGGCCGAGCTGGACAAGCAGTTCGAGGGCTTCTCCGGCGGCATGAAGGAGCGCGGCTACTCCGAGGCCGCGATCAAGACGCTGTGGGACATCCTGCTGCCCTTCTCCGACTACGCCTTCAACAAGGCCCACTCCGCGGCGTACGGCCTGGTCTCCTACTGGACCGCCTACCTCAAGGCCAACTACCCGGCCGAGTACATGGCCGCGCTGCTCACCTCGGTGCGCGACGACAAGGACAAGTCGGCCATCTACCTCAACGAGTGCCGCCGGATGAAGATCCAGGTCCTGCCTCCCGACGTCAACGAGTCGGCAGCCGACTTCACCCCCGTCGGCACCGACATCCGCTTCGGCCTGACCGCGGTGCGCAACGTCGGTGGCAACGTCGTCGACGGCATCGTCACCGCCCGGGAGGAGAAGGGTCGCTACACCGACTTCAACGACTTCCTCTCCAAGGTCCCCGCGCACGTGTGCAACAAGCGCGTCATCGAGTCGCTGATCAAGGCCGGGGCGTTCGACGACATGAAGCACCGCCGCAAGGCGCTGGTCGCGGTGCACGAGACCGCGGTCGACCAGTACGTCGACATCAAGCGCAACGAGGCCATCGGCCAGGACTCCCTGTTCGGGGGGCTCGACGAGGAGGACTCCGGTTCCTTCGGCGTCACCGTGGCGATCCCCGAGATCGACGAGTGGGACAAGATGACCCTGCTGGGCCACGAGCGCGACATGCTCGGTCTCTACGTCTCCGACCACCCGCTGCTCGGGCTGGAGCACGTGCTGTCCCAGGGGACCGACTGCACGATCGGTGAGCTGATGCTCGACGAGTCGCGCACCGACGGCTCGCCGATCTGCATCAGCGGGCTGGTGACCTCGGTGCAGCGCAAGATCACCAAGCGCGGCGACGCCTGGGCGATGGTGACCCTGGAGGACCTCGACGGCGCGATCGACGTGCTGCTGTTCCCCAGCTCCTACCAGCTGGCCAGCACCCTGCTGGTCGAGGACGCCATCCTCACCGTCAAGGGCAGGCTGTCCAAGAGCAAGGACCAGCCCGAGATCCACGGCCAGGAGGTCTCGGTCCCCGACATCACCGACGGCCCCTCGGGACCGGTCGTCATCTCGCTGCCCTCGACCCGGTGCACGGGGCCGGTCGTCGAGCAGCTGCGTGACGTGCTCGCCACCCATCCTGGGATGACCGAAGTACGGTTGCGGCTGATGAAGCGTGAGCAGACCCTCGTCATGAGGCTGGACGACCGGCTGCGGGTGACCCCCACCCCGGCCCTGTTCGCGGACCTCAAGCAGCTGCTGGGGCCGGGATGTCTCACCAGCTGA
- a CDS encoding YggT family protein, which translates to MYVAGSIIHVVLFVFIALMWVRFIVDWVMVFARQWQPTGPLLVVLEVVYSITDPPIKALRKVIPPLRLGNFALDLSFLLVLVIAWVLLNVNDSLLLS; encoded by the coding sequence GTGTACGTCGCCGGTTCGATCATCCACGTGGTCCTCTTCGTGTTCATCGCGTTGATGTGGGTCCGCTTCATCGTCGACTGGGTGATGGTCTTCGCCCGTCAGTGGCAGCCCACGGGCCCGCTGCTGGTGGTGCTGGAGGTCGTCTACTCGATCACCGACCCGCCCATCAAGGCGCTGCGCAAGGTCATCCCGCCGCTGCGCCTGGGCAACTTCGCCCTGGACCTGAGCTTCCTGCTGGTGCTCGTGATCGCCTGGGTGCTGCTCAACGTCAACGACAGCCTGCTGCTGTCCTGA
- a CDS encoding TraR/DksA family transcriptional regulator encodes MARAARKSLAGTAASAARRVIRRRGATDSEPDKPAKKAAPAKKAAPAKKAAPAKKTAPAKKAAPAKKAAPAKKTAPAKKAAPAKKTAPAKKTAPAKKTAPAKKTAPAKKTAPAKKTAPAKKTAPAKKTAPAKKTAPAKKTAPAKKTALAKTPAKQAPTKKTAAVKKPTPAPEAAADTLVVKEGEGAWTPAELAEVLTELEEQRTHSLGIVAEQEDELSGLMRDSGDGAGQDQADLGATTFERDHEMSVLNNEREKLAQIDRALARIEDGSYGVCESCGQPIGKLRLMAFPRATLCMTCKQREERR; translated from the coding sequence ATGGCTCGAGCCGCACGCAAGTCCCTGGCCGGTACCGCAGCCTCCGCCGCTCGGCGCGTGATCCGTCGCCGTGGCGCGACCGACTCCGAGCCCGACAAGCCCGCGAAGAAGGCAGCCCCCGCCAAGAAGGCCGCGCCGGCGAAGAAGGCCGCGCCGGCGAAGAAGACTGCGCCGGCGAAGAAGGCCGCGCCGGCGAAGAAGGCCGCGCCGGCGAAGAAGACTGCGCCGGCGAAGAAGGCCGCGCCGGCGAAGAAGACTGCGCCGGCGAAGAAGACTGCGCCGGCGAAGAAGACTGCGCCGGCGAAGAAGACTGCGCCGGCGAAGAAGACTGCGCCGGCGAAGAAGACTGCGCCGGCGAAGAAGACTGCGCCGGCGAAGAAGACTGCGCCGGCGAAGAAGACTGCGCCGGCGAAGAAGACCGCGCCCGCGAAGAAGACCGCGCTCGCGAAAACCCCTGCGAAGCAGGCCCCGACCAAGAAGACTGCTGCCGTGAAGAAGCCGACACCTGCCCCGGAGGCCGCTGCCGACACCCTGGTCGTCAAGGAGGGCGAGGGCGCGTGGACCCCGGCCGAGCTGGCGGAGGTGCTCACCGAGCTCGAGGAGCAGCGCACCCACAGCCTGGGCATCGTGGCCGAGCAGGAGGACGAGCTGTCCGGTCTCATGCGCGACTCCGGTGACGGCGCCGGCCAGGACCAGGCGGACCTCGGGGCCACGACCTTCGAGCGTGACCACGAGATGAGCGTGCTCAACAACGAGCGGGAGAAGCTGGCCCAGATCGACCGCGCCCTGGCCCGGATCGAGGACGGGTCCTACGGCGTCTGCGAGTCCTGCGGCCAGCCCATCGGCAAGCTTCGTCTGATGGCCTTCCCGCGTGCCACACTGTGCATGACATGCAAGCAGCGCGAGGAGCGGCGATAG
- a CDS encoding GNAT family N-acetyltransferase, whose protein sequence is MPTEGGAAVPVPESELVLRPAEPDDADALALIHVLARRAAPMPDPVHPDDDVRRWLRERVVEDAPGAETWVAEVEGSPVGYARTTAGWLDDLYVQPAHQGAGVGGALLDLVMARQPGGFCLWVFEGNRPARDFYAHRGLVELERTDGSGNEEGEPDVRLAWPGQDPVTFLRGLVDDVDAQLGDLLARRAALTRAIQPLKTSTHRDPARERAVAEHLATRAPALGVDRLERIIRVVIEESLDAATR, encoded by the coding sequence ATGCCCACTGAGGGCGGTGCCGCCGTGCCCGTCCCGGAGTCCGAGCTGGTCCTGCGTCCGGCCGAGCCTGACGACGCCGACGCGCTGGCGCTCATCCACGTGCTGGCCCGGCGCGCGGCCCCCATGCCCGACCCCGTCCACCCCGACGACGACGTACGCCGCTGGCTGCGTGAGCGCGTCGTCGAGGACGCCCCCGGTGCCGAGACGTGGGTGGCCGAGGTCGAGGGGTCGCCCGTCGGCTACGCCCGCACCACCGCAGGCTGGCTCGACGACCTCTACGTCCAGCCCGCCCACCAGGGTGCGGGCGTCGGCGGCGCGTTGCTCGACCTGGTGATGGCACGTCAGCCCGGCGGCTTCTGCCTGTGGGTCTTCGAGGGCAACCGACCCGCCCGTGACTTCTACGCGCACCGCGGGCTGGTCGAGCTCGAGCGCACCGACGGCTCCGGCAACGAGGAAGGCGAGCCCGACGTCCGGCTCGCCTGGCCCGGGCAGGACCCGGTCACCTTCCTGCGCGGTCTCGTCGACGACGTCGACGCCCAGCTCGGGGACCTGCTGGCCCGGCGGGCGGCGCTGACCCGCGCGATCCAGCCGCTGAAGACCAGCACGCACCGCGACCCAGCGCGCGAGCGCGCCGTCGCCGAGCACCTCGCCACGCGCGCACCGGCGCTGGGGGTCGACCGGCTCGAGCGCATCATCAGGGTCGTCATCGAGGAGTCCCTCGATGCCGCCACGCGCTGA
- a CDS encoding laccase domain-containing protein: MFSHRDHREGDVRVDVAFTDATLDLQGLRPAFVDSLPELERACGVRFARMNQVHGDAVLVVDRPGPEPTGRVPTADALVTSTPGLGLMVRVADCVPVVLADPRTGVLGAVHAGRKGVALDVVGRAVAAMRDLGASDIEAWVGPHVCGACYEVPEDMRAEVAAVVPATYAETRRGTPGLDLGAGVRAQLEAHDVVVTELGRCTLEEDTLHSYRRDGERAGRFAGLVWTSEGER, translated from the coding sequence GTGTTCTCCCACCGCGACCATCGGGAGGGCGACGTCCGCGTGGACGTCGCCTTCACCGACGCCACCCTCGACCTGCAGGGGCTGCGCCCGGCGTTCGTGGACAGCCTCCCGGAGCTCGAGCGGGCCTGTGGAGTGCGGTTCGCCCGGATGAACCAGGTGCACGGCGACGCCGTCCTCGTCGTGGACCGGCCCGGCCCGGAGCCGACCGGTCGGGTGCCCACCGCCGACGCCCTGGTCACCTCGACCCCTGGGCTGGGGCTGATGGTCCGGGTCGCCGACTGCGTGCCCGTCGTGCTCGCGGACCCCCGCACCGGCGTCCTGGGCGCCGTGCACGCTGGCCGCAAGGGCGTCGCGCTCGACGTCGTGGGGCGCGCCGTGGCCGCCATGCGGGACCTCGGGGCGAGCGACATCGAGGCCTGGGTCGGGCCGCACGTCTGCGGAGCCTGCTACGAGGTGCCCGAGGACATGCGGGCCGAGGTCGCCGCAGTGGTGCCGGCGACGTACGCCGAGACCCGCCGTGGCACCCCCGGTCTCGATCTCGGCGCCGGCGTCCGGGCCCAGCTCGAGGCGCACGACGTCGTGGTCACCGAGCTCGGGCGCTGCACGCTGGAGGAGGACACCCTGCACTCCTACCGTCGCGACGGCGAGCGGGCCGGGCGGTTCGCCGGGCTGGTGTGGACCTCGGAGGGGGAACGGTGA
- a CDS encoding YggS family pyridoxal phosphate-dependent enzyme, producing MSRRAELESGLGEVRARIERACADAGRDASQVTLVAVTKFFPASDVRLLADLGVTDVGENRHQEAEAKAAECADLGLRWHYIGGLQSNKAGAVARYADVVESLDRPKLVGRLDRGAQERGRPVDVLLQVSLDPPGAEHRAGVDPDDLAVLAESVTAAEHLRLRGLMAVAPLGEEPSSAFARLAQVRAHFLDQHPSADLLSAGMSGDLEAAIAIGATHVRVGSAILGSRPLHR from the coding sequence GTGAGCCGGCGCGCGGAGCTGGAGAGCGGCCTGGGCGAGGTCCGGGCTCGCATCGAGCGGGCCTGCGCCGACGCCGGCCGCGACGCGTCCCAGGTGACCCTGGTCGCGGTCACGAAGTTCTTCCCCGCCTCCGACGTGCGCCTGCTCGCCGACCTCGGCGTGACCGACGTCGGCGAGAACCGGCACCAGGAGGCGGAGGCCAAGGCGGCGGAGTGCGCCGACCTCGGACTGCGCTGGCACTACATCGGCGGGCTGCAGTCCAACAAGGCCGGCGCGGTCGCGCGGTACGCCGACGTGGTCGAGTCCCTGGACCGCCCCAAGCTCGTGGGTCGGCTCGACCGCGGCGCGCAGGAGCGCGGACGCCCCGTCGACGTGCTGCTGCAGGTCTCCCTCGACCCGCCCGGTGCGGAGCACCGGGCCGGAGTCGACCCCGACGACCTGGCCGTGCTGGCCGAGTCGGTGACTGCGGCCGAGCACCTGCGCCTGCGCGGGCTGATGGCCGTCGCGCCGCTGGGGGAGGAGCCGTCCTCGGCGTTCGCCCGGCTGGCGCAGGTCCGGGCCCACTTCCTCGACCAGCACCCGTCTGCGGACCTGCTGTCCGCGGGCATGAGCGGAGACCTGGAGGCGGCGATCGCCATCGGCGCGACACACGTGCGTGTCGGCTCGGCAATCCTCGGTTCCAGGCCGCTGCACCGTTAG
- a CDS encoding RluA family pseudouridine synthase, translated as MTQASEQRTLTVPDGLAGERVDAAMARMFGLSRTRAADLIVEGLVRLDGHDVGKSDRVLPGAVLDVTIPSTVDPLEVVPEIVEGIKIIHDDESIVVIDKPVGVAVHPSPGWNGPTVVGHLVGAGFRIATSGASERQGIVQRLDVGTSGVMVIAKSEHAYSVLKNAFRHRTVDKTYHALVQGHPDPLQGTVDAPIGRHPKHDYKFAVMADGRASVTHYETLEAHRFASLLEIHLETGRTHQIRVHMSALKHPCVGDLTYGADPKLARRVGLERQWLHAVKLGFTHPDSGDEVEYESTYPDDLAAALEVIRDAH; from the coding sequence ATGACCCAGGCCTCCGAGCAGCGCACCCTGACGGTGCCCGACGGCCTCGCCGGGGAGCGTGTCGACGCCGCCATGGCCCGGATGTTCGGGCTCTCCCGCACCCGGGCGGCCGACCTCATCGTCGAGGGCCTGGTGCGACTGGATGGCCACGACGTCGGCAAGAGCGACCGCGTCCTGCCGGGCGCGGTGCTCGACGTGACGATCCCGAGCACGGTGGACCCCCTCGAGGTGGTCCCGGAGATCGTCGAGGGCATCAAGATCATCCACGACGACGAGTCGATCGTGGTGATCGACAAGCCGGTGGGGGTGGCCGTCCACCCCTCGCCGGGCTGGAACGGTCCGACGGTCGTCGGCCACCTGGTGGGGGCCGGCTTCCGGATCGCCACCAGCGGAGCCTCGGAGCGCCAGGGCATCGTCCAGCGGCTCGACGTCGGCACCTCCGGCGTGATGGTCATCGCCAAGTCCGAGCACGCCTACTCGGTGCTCAAGAACGCCTTCCGCCACCGCACGGTCGACAAGACCTACCACGCGCTGGTGCAGGGCCACCCCGACCCTCTGCAGGGCACGGTCGACGCCCCGATCGGGCGGCACCCCAAGCACGACTACAAGTTCGCGGTCATGGCCGACGGACGTGCCTCGGTGACGCACTACGAGACCCTCGAGGCGCACCGCTTCGCGAGCCTGCTGGAGATCCACCTCGAGACCGGGCGTACCCACCAGATCCGGGTGCACATGAGCGCGCTCAAGCACCCCTGCGTCGGGGACCTCACCTACGGGGCGGACCCGAAGCTGGCCCGTCGGGTCGGCCTCGAGCGCCAGTGGCTGCACGCGGTGAAGCTCGGCTTCACCCACCCCGACTCCGGCGACGAGGTGGAGTACGAGTCCACCTACCCCGACGACCTCGCGGCCGCGCTCGAGGTCATCCGTGATGCCCACTGA
- a CDS encoding cell division protein SepF, with protein MSGAMRRIGEYLGLVEDTGRYDEYDGHDETVETRPVASPRAARPAPVSDLSERRRPAAPGPTAVVAELSRITTLHPSTYNEARTVGEHFREGIPVIMNLTEMNDADAKRLVDFAAGLVFATRGTIERVTNKVFLLSPHNVSVTAEDKERIVEGGFFNQS; from the coding sequence ATGAGCGGCGCGATGCGCAGGATCGGCGAGTACCTCGGCCTCGTCGAGGACACCGGCCGGTACGACGAGTACGACGGCCACGACGAGACTGTCGAGACCCGACCCGTCGCCTCCCCGCGGGCTGCCCGTCCGGCGCCCGTCTCCGACCTCTCCGAGCGCCGGCGCCCGGCTGCGCCCGGCCCGACCGCGGTGGTGGCAGAGCTGTCCCGGATCACGACGCTCCACCCGAGCACCTACAACGAGGCGCGCACCGTCGGTGAGCACTTCCGCGAGGGCATCCCGGTCATCATGAACCTCACCGAGATGAACGACGCCGATGCCAAGCGTCTGGTCGACTTCGCGGCCGGGCTGGTGTTTGCCACGCGTGGCACCATCGAGCGTGTCACCAACAAGGTGTTCCTGCTCTCGCCGCACAACGTCTCGGTCACGGCCGAGGACAAGGAGCGCATCGTCGAGGGTGGCTTCTTCAACCAGAGCTGA